In Nicotiana tabacum cultivar K326 chromosome 2, ASM71507v2, whole genome shotgun sequence, the following proteins share a genomic window:
- the LOC107761617 gene encoding serine/threonine-protein kinase WAG1-like, which yields MEELDTLYPPDSDLDLSFTSCASITTTTTDRTLSARSSLARSSLTLSFNDRLSSTSTTNNPSTEIPNLHRRPHRKHDPNWSAIKAATTLSSDGALHLRHLKLHRLVGSGNLGRVFLCRLRDYDHANFALKVIDRDSLTAKKISHVQTEAEILSSLDHPFLPTLYAHLEVSHYTCLLIDFCPNGDLHSLLRKQPGNRLPVESVRFYAAEVLIALEYLHSLGIVYRDLKPENILIREDGHIMLSDFDLCFKSDVSPKLDFTTRTLDRSKRRYSCFSDRLREETVTEFVAEPTGAFSRSCVGTHEYLAPELISGAGHGNGVDWWAFGVLLYELLHGTTPFKGSSKESTLRNIASSKGVKFNVEETQGNEHSGMGEAKDLIERLLVKDPRRRLGCARGATDIKRHPFFAGIKWPLIRTYRPPEVRGLSIKRTKSKLHVSHVTGVTTSSSPRRKRCWWKRLGYLMRIKGSKYNLNSNHNYYCYTNQKVRKCA from the coding sequence ATGGAGGAATTAGATACCCTTTATCCTCCAGATTCTGACCTTGATCTCAGTTTCACAAGCTGTGCTTCCATTACAACTACCACAACTGATCGTACCCTTAGTGCAAGAAGCAGTTTGGCTCGTAGCAGCCTTACACTCAGCTTCAACGACCGTCTTTCCTCTACCTCTACTACAAATAATCCCTCCACCGAAATCCCCAATCTCCACCGCCGTCCCCACCGCAAGCACGACCCGAATTGGTCCGCCATTAAGGCGGCGACCACTCTTTCCTCCGACGGCGCACTTCATCTCCGCCACCTCAAGCTCCACCGCCTTGTGGGGTCCGGAAACCTCGGCCGCGTTTTCCTCTGCCGCCTACGTGACTATGATCACGCCAACTTTGCTCTTAAGGTCATTGACCGGGATTCCCTTACAGCTAAAAAAATCTCTCATGTTCAAACGGAGGCTGAGATCCTCTCCTCGCTTGACCACCCTTTTCTCCCTACACTCTACGCTCATTTAGAAGTCTCTCATTACACTTGCTTGCTTATTGATTTCTGCCCTAACGGTGATCTCCATTCCTTGCTTCGCAAGCAACCTGGTAACCGGCTACCCGTTGAATCGGTCAGATTCTACGCAGCTGAGGTACTCATAGCATTAGAATATCTACATTCGCTTGGAATAGTGTATCGTGATCTAAAGCCCGAAAATATTCTGATACGCGAAGATGGTCACATTATGCTCTCCGACTTCGACTTGTGTTTCAAATCCGATGTTTCACCGAAATTAGATTTCACCACCCGCACTCTAGACAGATCCAAAAGAAGATACAGTTGTTTTAGTGACCGGCTACGGGAAGAAACTGTCACCGAGTTCGTCGCCGAGCCAACGGGTGCATTTTCCAGATCATGCGTTGGGACCCACGAGTACTTAGCGCCGGAGCTCATTAGCGGCGCCGGCCACGGCAACGGTGTGGATTGGTGGGCGTTTGGGGTGTTACTTTACGAGTTGTTGCATGGAACGACGCCGTTTAAAGGGAGCAGTAAAGAGTCCACCCTGCGCAATATAGCATCCAGCAAAGGAGTGAAGTTTAACGTAGAAGAAACTCAAGGAAATGAGCATTCAGGAATGGGTGAAGCAAAGGATTTAATAGAGAGGTTATTAGTGAAGGATCCAAGGAGGAGGCTAGGATGCGCCAGGGGTGCAACGGATATTAAACGTCACCCATTCTTCGCCGGAATAAAATGGCCGTTGATCAGAACTTACCGGCCGCCGGAGGTACGTGGGCTAAGTATAAAGAGGACCAAGAGTAAGTTGCACGTGAGTCACGTGACTGGAGTAACAACATCATCATCCCCAAGAAGAAAGCGTTGTTGGTGGAAAAGGCTGGGGTATCTAATGAGAATTAAAGGATCTAAGTACAATTTAAATTCTAATCAtaattattattgttatactAATCAGAAGGTTAGAAAATGTGCTTAA